The following coding sequences are from one Lycium ferocissimum isolate CSIRO_LF1 chromosome 3, AGI_CSIRO_Lferr_CH_V1, whole genome shotgun sequence window:
- the LOC132048812 gene encoding uncharacterized protein LOC132048812: protein MASSFMERFCFNVENVPDRFSLEKIRQKSTETYREYASRWRELAAHLVVVGEDIEDGLKTGRIVSVLNRAGTFGAVGGKNKREDIAYISRTTSSKSRGKEITHKNPDNYQSPPPANYIITSPQYSPMSVCYAQPGYQALQPNYQILALSNRARQPNYRIPAPNNQAPQNQTFQNQPPPANYAAPQKKPMRAFTPLLESRTSLFAKLRDTGRMSIVPPKPANPRIDEPTPPNVDTNPLSKHGGNQIHMIERGDEWEESPTIIHPDIEGLESTVASLSLQERKEVLSPPTKKSEASTVAKREPFVLKYPSTVARIHNEPFILKTSGPVENAPFVIKTPHQMMINKEKEIAAMVQGMTRSGRCYAPEEPVLKAPRHENPQKRPITEGEAENFWRQMPVNNYSIIEHLHKTPARISVMSLLLSSSQHRLALMKALDEVQVPAGTTSETLAEIVGYVVRAHRLSFSDDELPKEGKSHNKALHITVKCRDKIIPQVLIDGGAGLNVCPVTTLKQLGYDIGKIRQSQTNVKAYDGATSDPIGEIDLHIQMGPVEFVVEFVIMDIKTSYNLLLGQPWLHAAGVVASSLHQYLKFIWDDQEVVIHGKGSVHNYPDNSVPVIEKSLVGANFHTVKLAMIGRRGDDEDIPMLLAYKIVATTMIRSGFEPGKGLGKNLQGIREPVSIKHGKYRFGVGYKLCEAEEEEAEYGPRDVEEEYENRPTPNLEETEAVNLGNEELVQETRISVHLTEAEKEGYQSLLKEYEDVFAWSYTDMPGLSTNIVAHRLPIFKGFAPVKQKTRQPKLDVSI from the exons ATGGCAAGTTCATTCATGGAAAGATTCTGCTTTAATGTGGAAAATGTGCCTGATCGCTTCTCATTGGAGAAAATTCGTCAGAAATCGACTGAAACCTACCGAGAATATGCCAGTCGCTGGAGAGAATTAGCGGCGC ATTTAGTTGTCGTTGGGGAAGATATCGAAGATGGCCTCAAGACCGGCAGGATTGTTAGTGTATTAAATAGAGCAGGTACGTTTGGCGCCGTAGGTggcaaaaataaaagagaagatatAGCATATATTTCTAGAACTACTAGCTCGAAAAGCCGAGGAAAAGAGATAACCCACAAAAATCCGGATAACTACCAATCACCTCCACCAGCCAACTATATAATCACTTCGCCCCAATATAGCCCGATGTCTGTGTGCTACGCACAACCCGGATACCAAGCTCTACAACCAAACTATCAAATACTAGCACTAAGCAACCGAGCTCGACAACCAAATTATCGAATTCCAGCACCCAATAACCAAGCTCCACAAAACCAGACTTTCCAAAACCAGCCTCCGCCAGCAAACTACGCGGCACCTCAAAAGAAACCTATGAGAGCATTCACTCCTTTGCTAGAATCAAGGACAAGTTTATTTGCCAAGCTAAGAGACACCGGGCGAATGAGCATTGTTCCACCAAAACCTGCTAATCCCAGGATCGATG AACCAACACCTCCAAATGTGGACACAAATCCGCTCTCAAAGCATGGAGGGAATCAAATTCACATGATAGAAAGAGGTGATGAATGGGAAGAGAGCCCTACGATAATTCATCCAGATATTGAAGGGTTAGAAAGCACCGTCGCCTCGTTGTCTTTACAAGAGCGAAAAGAAGTGTTAAGCCCTCCGACAAAGAAATCTGAGGCATCTACTGTGGCCAAAAGAGAGCCTTTCGTGCTCAAATATCCCTCAACAGTCGCTCGAATTCATAACGAGCCATTCATACTCAAAACATCAGGACCAGTTGAGAATGCACCCTTTGTGATCAAAACGCCGCACCAGATGATgatcaataaagaaaaagagatagCTGCTATGGTTCAGGGTATGACCAGGTCAGGAAGGTGTTATGCCCCAGAAGAACCTGTGCTCAAAGCACCACGTCACGAAAACCCTCAGAAAAGACCAATCACCGAGGGCGAAGCtgaaaacttctggaggcaaatgCCAGTCAATAATTATTCGATTATTGAGCACCTGCATAAGACTCCTGCCAGGATATCGGTAATGTCCCTGCTACTCAGTTCATCTCAACATCGCTTAGCTTTAATGAAAGCCttggatgaagtccaagtacccgccgGCACTACAAGTGAAACATTGGCCGAAATTGTGGGGTATGTTGTGCGAGCACATAGGCTATCATTTTCTGATGATGAATTACCAAAGGAAGGGAAGTCCCACAATAAAGCCCTGCACATAACAGTCAAGTGCCGTGACAAGATTATTCCCCAAGTGCTGATTGACGGAGGAGCTGGGTTGAATGTATGCCCTGTGACGACTCTGAAACAACTCGGGTATGATATTGGCAAGATCCGTCAGAGTCAAACCAACGTAAAAGCTTATGATGGCGCGACCAGTGACCCAATTGGAGAAATAGATCTACACATACAAATGGGCCCCGTGGAGTTTGTAGTGGAGTTCGTCATCATGGACATCAAAACAAGCTATAACCTGTTGTTGGGCCAACCATGGTTGCACGCCGCCGGGGTTGTAGCATCTTCGTTACACCAGTATCTCAAATTCATATGGGATGATCAAGAAGTCGTGATTCATGGCAAAGGAAGTGTCCATAACTATCCGGATAACTCTGTACCAGTAATAGAGAAGTCGCTAGTTGGTGCTAATTTTCACACTGTTAAATTAGCCATGATAGGTCGTAGGGGAGATGATGAAGATATCCCGATGCTGCTAGCCTACAAAATCGTCGCTACAACTATGATAAGGAGTGGATTTGAGCCCGGGAAAGGTCTAGGAAAGAACTTACAGGGAATCAGAGAACCAGTGAGTATCAAACATGGGAAGTATCGATTTGGGGTTGGATACAAGCTATGTgaggcagaagaagaagaagcagaataTGGGCCGAGAG ATGTcgaagaagaatatgagaacAGACCAACGCCAAACCTAGAGGAAACAGAGGCAGTTAATCTAGGAAATGAAGAGTTGGTTCAGGAAACTAGAATAAGTGTGCACTTGACAGAAGCTGAGAAAGAAGGGTATCAGAGTCTGCTGAAGGAGTATGAAGATGTCTTCGCTTGGTCATACACCGATATGCCGGGTTTGAGTACGAACATTGTTGCTCATAGGTTGCCGATCTTTAAAGGATTTGCCCCAGTAAAACAGAAAACCAGGCAGCCTAAGCTTGATGTCAGCATCTGA
- the LOC132048811 gene encoding uncharacterized protein LOC132048811 has translation MAAYTTHLISRMDPLRYIFRQSMPIGKLAKWKMLLSEFDIRYVTQKAVKGQALEDLLAGSPVDDNPIPLWTYFLDKEIMTIEGEESEDKLGWKVYFDGAVNFKGSGIRAVLVSDWGQYYPVAAKLSFNCTNNMAKYEACILGLRLALDMDVKELQVIGDSDLLIHQVREEWATKNEKIIPIHDSASRSRYIDPVKIEIRDQPTHYAFVGAEDDGKPRYTDIKMFLEKGKYPEGITLNQKRTIRMLANGFFLNKNVLCKRTPDLGLLRCVDSVEATRLIEEVHAGTCGPHMNGFVLAKKILRTGYYWMTMENDCSKFVQKCHKCQIHGDLIKVPPIELNAMTSPWPFAAWGMDVIGPIEPVASNKHRFILVAIDYFTKWVEATSYSSVTKKVVTDFVRNNIICRFSIPESIITDNGANLNSHLNKKSQRWLLET, from the exons ATGGCTGCATACACAACCCATTTGATCTCAAGAATGGATCCCCTAAGGTATATCTTTCGCCAGTCTATGCCCATAGGGAAGTTGGCCAAGTGGAAAATGCTATTAAGTGAGTTCGACATTCGATACGTCACACAGAAAGCAGTCAAAGGGCAAGCATTAGAAGATTTACTTGCAGGAAGTCCAGTAGATGACAACCCCATACCTCTGTGGACTTACTTCCTGGATAAAGAAATAATGACAATTGAAGGCGAAGAAAGTGAGGATAAGTTAGGATGGAAAGTATACTTTGATGGAGCGGTCAACTTTAAAGGATCAGGAATTAGAGCCGTCTTGGTTTCAGACTGGGGCCAATATTATCCGGTGGCAGCCAAGTTAAGTTTCAATTGCACCAACAACATGGCTAAATATGAAGCATGTATTTTGGGTCTACGTTTAGCCCTCGACATGGATGTGAAAGAACTTCAGGTAATCGGCGACTCGGATTTGCTAATCCATCAGGTTCGAGAAGAGTGggccaccaaaaatgaaaagatcataCC CATCCATGATTCAGCATCCCGAAGTAGATACATTGATCCTGTCAAAATTGAGATTAGAGACCAACCAACCCACTATGCTTTCGTAGGGGCAGAGGATGATGGAAAACCTCGGTACACTGACATTAAAATGTTCTTGGAGAAAGGAAAATATCCCGAAGGAATCACCTTAAATCAAAAGAGGACTATCAGGATGTTAGCGAATGGTTTCTTCCTCAACAAGAATGTCCTATGCAAAAGAACTCCAgatttgggattgcttagatGTGTTGACTCTGTTGAAGCTACAAGATTGATTGAAGAAGTGCATGCGGGAACCTGCGGGCCTCACATGAATGGGTTCGTGCTAGCAAAGAAGATTCTAAGAACTGGGtattactggatgaccatggagaatGACTGTAGCAAATTCGTCCAGAAATGCCACAAGTGTCAGATTCATGGAGACTTGATAAAGGTCCCTCCGATAGAACTGAATGCTATGACGTCACCTTGGCCATTCGCcgcttggggcatggatgtcatAGGACCAATTGAGCCAGTTGCGTCAAACAAACACCGTTTCATTTTGGTCgccatagactacttcaccaagtgggtggaagcaaCATCTTATTCATCGGtgacaaagaaagtggtcaCAGACTTTGTGCGCAACAACATCATATGTCGATTTAGCATCCCAGAatcaatcataacagacaatgggGCTAACCTCAATAGCCACTTGAATAAAAAAAGTCAACGTTGGTTGTTAGAGACATGA